From Paenibacillus polymyxa, the proteins below share one genomic window:
- a CDS encoding cobyric acid synthase codes for MSTFEPSRTNPAAILMLQGTASDVGKSVVTTALCRIFLQDGYRPAPFKSQNMALNSYVTEDGKEIGRAQGVQAEACGIEATTDMNPILIKPVKDMHSQIVVHGVPYAYMSASDYRKDFLPQAKHTVMDALNRLRDTYDIVLMEGAGSPAEINLKDRDIVNMNLAGWADAPVLLVSDIDRGGVFASLVGTIELLEPHEVQRIRGFIINKFRGDLSLLQPGLDWLEERTGIPVLGVLPYLPDIRIEAEDSVVLDKKPKQSTKDKELDIAVIRYPRISNFTDTDALAAEPDVSVRYVTEAGQLGVPDAIILPGTKDTIGDLLELRERGLEEDIREAMKTGRTQLVGICGGYQMLGTALFDPDAVESGLPQQADGLGWLALSTTFLKEKQTVRVQGTLSNHCPLLLSAAPDSDSAAKPIIEGYEIHMGVTEYVTEPHVSIDRTPDSTNMKTLFQIKRGEGAAFEEGWGTIDGKVWGTYLHGVFDNDRFRRSWLDGLRQAKGLAALDSTFTVREAKEQEFDRVAEVVRAHLDMEQVYRILGMDS; via the coding sequence TTGTCAACTTTCGAACCGTCCCGCACGAACCCGGCAGCTATATTGATGCTTCAAGGAACAGCGTCGGATGTGGGCAAAAGCGTAGTAACGACTGCACTGTGCCGGATCTTTCTGCAGGACGGCTATCGTCCCGCACCGTTTAAGTCACAAAATATGGCGTTAAACTCTTATGTTACTGAGGACGGCAAGGAAATTGGACGTGCTCAGGGTGTGCAGGCCGAAGCCTGTGGTATTGAGGCGACGACCGATATGAATCCAATTCTGATTAAGCCGGTCAAGGACATGCACTCACAAATTGTTGTACACGGTGTACCTTATGCCTATATGAGCGCCTCTGATTACCGAAAGGATTTTTTGCCACAAGCCAAGCATACCGTTATGGATGCGCTGAATCGGCTGCGTGATACCTATGATATTGTGCTTATGGAAGGGGCGGGCAGCCCAGCAGAGATTAATTTAAAGGACCGCGATATTGTAAATATGAACCTTGCAGGCTGGGCGGATGCTCCAGTATTGCTGGTTTCGGATATTGACCGGGGCGGTGTCTTTGCCTCTCTGGTAGGGACTATCGAATTGCTGGAACCCCATGAAGTACAGCGTATCCGTGGATTTATCATTAACAAATTCAGAGGCGATTTGTCCCTGCTTCAACCGGGATTAGACTGGCTGGAAGAACGGACAGGTATTCCTGTACTCGGTGTACTGCCCTATTTACCGGACATTCGCATTGAAGCAGAGGATTCGGTCGTACTGGACAAGAAGCCTAAGCAGTCAACAAAAGATAAAGAATTAGATATAGCGGTGATACGCTATCCGCGTATTTCCAACTTTACGGACACGGATGCTTTGGCTGCAGAGCCTGACGTGAGTGTACGTTATGTCACAGAGGCCGGACAATTGGGCGTACCGGACGCTATTATCTTACCGGGAACCAAAGACACCATCGGAGACCTGCTGGAATTGCGTGAAAGAGGGCTGGAGGAAGACATTCGAGAGGCCATGAAGACGGGACGCACACAACTGGTTGGTATTTGTGGGGGCTATCAGATGCTGGGCACAGCGCTATTTGACCCCGATGCCGTCGAATCTGGGTTGCCGCAGCAGGCAGATGGATTAGGATGGCTAGCTCTATCCACGACCTTCTTAAAGGAAAAGCAAACCGTGCGTGTTCAAGGAACCCTGTCTAATCATTGCCCGCTTTTGCTAAGCGCTGCACCTGATTCAGATTCTGCCGCCAAGCCAATCATTGAAGGTTATGAAATACATATGGGTGTTACGGAGTATGTCACGGAACCACATGTATCTATAGACAGGACTCCAGACTCAACGAATATGAAAACATTATTCCAGATTAAGCGTGGGGAAGGGGCCGCCTTTGAGGAAGGTTGGGGCACGATTGACGGTAAGGTATGGGGAACCTACTTGCATGGTGTGTTTGATAATGACCGTTTTCGCCGGTCCTGGTTGGATGGATTGCGACAAGCCAAGGGCTTGGCAGCTTTAGATAGCACTTTTACTGTACGTGAAGCCAAGGAACAAGAGTTTGACCGTGTCGCAGAGGTGGTACGCGCTCATTTAGATATGGAGCAAGTTTATCGCATTCTGGGGATGGATTCATAA
- the cobU gene encoding bifunctional adenosylcobinamide kinase/adenosylcobinamide-phosphate guanylyltransferase, protein MKALVTGGARSGKSGFAERLCMARAPRACYIATAQAYDVEMKKRIALHRLQRDSAGYDWQTLEEAQALPELLRRLGDAQASQPASMVLVDCLTLWLSNVLLAAGEDGETVARAAMDELATAVEQYPGSLVIVTNEVGDGIVPEYPLGRLYRDLSGIMNQRIARLCDEVFLVTAGIPVELKQLEYKL, encoded by the coding sequence ATGAAGGCGCTCGTGACCGGCGGGGCACGCAGCGGAAAAAGCGGCTTTGCCGAGCGATTATGCATGGCGCGCGCGCCGCGCGCCTGCTACATTGCAACGGCCCAAGCCTATGATGTGGAGATGAAGAAGCGCATCGCCCTTCATCGGCTCCAGCGCGATTCTGCCGGGTATGACTGGCAGACGCTGGAGGAAGCGCAGGCGCTGCCGGAGCTGCTGCGGCGGCTTGGCGACGCTCAAGCGTCGCAGCCTGCGTCTATGGTGCTGGTCGACTGCCTGACCCTGTGGCTGTCGAACGTACTGCTGGCCGCAGGCGAGGACGGTGAAACTGTCGCCAGAGCCGCCATGGATGAACTGGCAACAGCTGTGGAGCAGTATCCGGGATCGCTCGTCATCGTAACCAATGAGGTCGGTGACGGTATTGTACCAGAATATCCGCTTGGAAGGCTGTACCGGGATTTGAGCGGGATTATGAATCAGCGGATTGCCCGTCTTTGTGATGAAGTTTTTTTAGTAACGGCGGGCATCCCCGTAGAACTTAAACAGTTGGAATATAAGCTATGA
- the cobT gene encoding nicotinate-nucleotide--dimethylbenzimidazole phosphoribosyltransferase gives MSDKLRQLIDSIAQPDGVAASAASAHLDQLTKPPGSLGKLESLAIQLAGITGVDKPEFDRKTVMVMAADHGVCEEGVSAFPAEVTQQMLYNMLSGGAAINVLARHAGADVQVVDVGVNADVSHPSLVNRKVRMGTSNMAKGPAMLRTEAEQAVLAGAEAVAEAVKGGTRLFVTGELGIGNTTASAAVVCALTGLEPEVIVGRGTGVDSVGLTRKIAVVCRALDVNQPDANDALDVLTKVGGLEIAALAGVILGAAAHRCPVVLDGFISGAAALAARALAPASAAYMLASHASDERGHSAVLRQLKLEPMLHLDMRLGEGTGGALSLHLIDAACRIMREMATFADAGVSDGQGAAQR, from the coding sequence ATGAGCGACAAGCTGCGTCAGCTGATCGATAGCATTGCCCAGCCGGATGGAGTGGCGGCTTCGGCAGCTTCAGCACATTTGGACCAATTAACGAAGCCACCTGGAAGTCTTGGAAAGCTGGAGAGTTTGGCCATCCAGTTAGCAGGAATTACTGGTGTGGACAAGCCTGAATTTGATCGTAAAACGGTGATGGTCATGGCTGCGGATCATGGGGTGTGTGAAGAGGGAGTTAGCGCCTTTCCAGCTGAGGTTACGCAGCAAATGCTGTATAACATGCTGTCAGGCGGCGCAGCAATTAATGTGCTGGCACGTCATGCGGGCGCTGATGTCCAGGTAGTAGATGTTGGCGTGAATGCGGATGTCTCTCACCCGAGTTTGGTGAATCGTAAGGTGCGCATGGGCACTTCGAATATGGCTAAAGGGCCAGCCATGCTGCGTACGGAAGCGGAACAAGCAGTTTTGGCCGGAGCTGAAGCTGTAGCAGAAGCGGTTAAAGGTGGCACACGGCTATTCGTTACCGGAGAGCTGGGCATTGGAAATACGACAGCCAGTGCTGCTGTTGTATGTGCGCTCACCGGGCTTGAGCCGGAAGTTATCGTAGGCCGGGGGACGGGTGTAGATTCGGTGGGTCTTACCCGTAAAATAGCCGTTGTCTGCCGCGCATTGGATGTGAATCAGCCGGATGCCAATGACGCGCTGGACGTGCTGACCAAGGTCGGCGGTCTGGAGATTGCCGCCCTGGCAGGCGTCATCCTCGGCGCAGCCGCACATCGCTGTCCAGTGGTGCTGGACGGCTTTATTTCCGGCGCGGCTGCTCTCGCTGCACGCGCGCTTGCGCCTGCAAGCGCGGCGTACATGCTTGCTTCGCACGCCTCGGACGAGCGCGGACATTCAGCGGTGCTTCGCCAGCTCAAGCTGGAGCCCATGCTCCATCTGGACATGCGGCTCGGGGAGGGCACGGGCGGTGCGCTGAGCTTGCACCTGATTGATGCGGCGTGCCGCATTATGCGCGAAATGGCGACCTTTGCCGATGCAGGTGTATCGGACGGTCAGGGAGCCGCGCAGCGATGA
- a CDS encoding ABC transporter ATP-binding protein has product MTEQSELLKARDQALEIAGLTRAYGEFDVLKNISWNVDEGAWWGIIGPNGSGKSTLLHLLSGVDQPTSGSVHIYGKKVGSYSRKELSRLVAVLQQEGIPPVRYTVREVIEMGRFPHQDWLGREKGVDVEAITERVLARLSLTSLADRTLDRLSGGQRQRVALAKVMVQEPQVLLLDEPTTYLDLRYQLEFMELLAEWRQETGVTIIAVLHDLNLAAQFCDNLLVLKDGMVEGLGTSSDLLTEDRIRRVYGVEPVMLPHPDSGVPQLLLRRSAASTADQ; this is encoded by the coding sequence GTGACCGAACAAAGTGAATTACTGAAGGCGCGTGATCAAGCGTTAGAAATAGCAGGTCTTACCCGTGCTTATGGAGAGTTTGATGTGTTGAAGAATATTAGCTGGAACGTAGACGAAGGAGCTTGGTGGGGGATCATTGGTCCGAATGGGAGTGGTAAATCGACGTTGCTGCATCTGCTTTCTGGCGTAGATCAGCCGACTTCTGGAAGTGTTCATATCTATGGCAAAAAGGTCGGTAGCTACAGCAGAAAAGAGCTTTCCCGACTTGTAGCCGTACTCCAGCAGGAGGGCATTCCTCCAGTGAGATACACCGTCAGGGAAGTTATAGAAATGGGGCGGTTTCCTCATCAGGACTGGCTAGGCAGGGAAAAGGGAGTTGATGTGGAGGCGATTACGGAACGGGTCCTAGCGCGATTGAGTCTAACTTCACTGGCCGACAGAACATTGGACCGCTTGAGTGGAGGACAGCGACAGCGTGTAGCATTAGCAAAGGTGATGGTACAGGAGCCACAGGTATTGCTGCTGGACGAACCTACGACCTATCTGGATTTGCGCTATCAGCTTGAATTTATGGAGTTGCTGGCAGAATGGCGCCAAGAAACGGGCGTGACAATCATTGCTGTCCTGCATGATCTTAATTTGGCGGCACAGTTTTGCGATAATTTGCTTGTACTTAAGGATGGAATGGTTGAAGGATTGGGTACTTCATCGGATTTGCTAACAGAGGACCGGATTCGTCGTGTATATGGTGTTGAGCCTGTGATGCTTCCGCATCCCGATAGCGGTGTGCCGCAGCTCTTGCTGCGCAGAAGCGCTGCGTCTACAGCAGACCAATAG
- a CDS encoding FecCD family ABC transporter permease, with product MNRRLIGFGGTGLVLLLLTLLLCLGISSVSLPVSQITGILINHLPWLGDTFTPDWNTSAEQIILKVRLPRVLLGMLVGAALALAGAGFQGVLRNPLADPYTLGVSSGASVGAAVLIYWGLQFSFVGIWTLPLVAFITGMLTLWMVLTLAREGGKIPTQSLILSGVVMQFFGGAIVSFLTAMSKETVNEILYWTLGSLSLRGWSYTGILLPYVIVGLVFLWNRARVLNILALGERQAAHMGVHVDATKLSVLIISTLLTAAAVSVCGVIGFVGLVVPHIIRLVTGPDYRMIVPLSALGGAIFMAWADTAARTLLAPTEIPLGVMTAFVGAPFFAYLLYRNKKLRRGDLL from the coding sequence ATGAACCGTAGACTGATCGGTTTTGGGGGGACTGGTCTTGTCTTGCTGCTGCTGACGCTGCTGCTCTGTCTTGGCATCAGCTCGGTCAGTCTTCCGGTCAGCCAGATCACAGGTATTTTGATCAACCACCTACCGTGGTTAGGTGATACGTTTACACCGGATTGGAATACATCTGCAGAGCAGATTATTTTGAAGGTGAGACTGCCACGGGTGTTACTGGGAATGTTGGTTGGAGCAGCGCTGGCGCTGGCGGGAGCCGGATTTCAGGGTGTGCTGCGTAATCCTTTGGCTGATCCGTATACACTGGGAGTGTCTTCGGGAGCTTCGGTAGGAGCGGCAGTGCTGATTTATTGGGGGCTTCAATTTTCATTTGTGGGTATATGGACCCTTCCGCTAGTCGCATTTATAACCGGCATGCTGACGCTGTGGATGGTGTTGACGTTGGCGCGTGAAGGTGGGAAAATTCCGACCCAAAGCCTCATTTTATCAGGTGTGGTGATGCAATTTTTTGGGGGAGCCATTGTTTCTTTTCTGACAGCCATGTCGAAGGAAACAGTCAATGAAATATTGTACTGGACGTTGGGAAGTCTTAGTCTGCGAGGTTGGTCATATACGGGAATTCTGTTACCTTACGTGATCGTTGGGCTGGTGTTTCTATGGAACCGGGCACGGGTGCTGAATATTCTGGCTTTGGGTGAACGTCAAGCGGCTCATATGGGGGTTCATGTAGATGCGACGAAGCTATCTGTCCTGATCATATCTACCTTGCTGACAGCTGCCGCTGTCTCAGTATGCGGAGTCATTGGCTTTGTCGGACTCGTTGTACCACATATCATTCGTCTGGTGACAGGTCCTGATTACCGGATGATCGTTCCGTTGTCTGCACTGGGTGGAGCTATTTTTATGGCTTGGGCAGATACGGCAGCTCGTACGCTGTTAGCCCCGACGGAAATTCCTTTGGGCGTGATGACAGCCTTTGTGGGAGCACCGTTCTTCGCATATCTCCTGTACCGGAACAAGAAGCTACGCAGGGGGGATCTGCTGTGA